Genomic DNA from Prunus persica cultivar Lovell chromosome G1, Prunus_persica_NCBIv2, whole genome shotgun sequence:
atttaacgACAAATCAAGAGTACATGCAAAATGTTGTACCAATTAAGGAGCTGGATTGTTAGAACTTGGAGGTATTTAAAGGAGTGAGAGTTGGAAatctattatttttatttgagcATTAGTTGGGTTAATCCGACTGAAAAACACTCAAAAGACACTGAGTGCTATCAgttctttttaattcttttaggTACCGAAAATAGTGTTTATTGTTGTATTAAAGACCGTTATATATCACGCGGAATATAAATTTTCGAGACTTATTTTCGTAATGAGTCTCACAATTATAAATTGTCGTGAGACTTTCGTGAGAAATTGTATGTCATACTCATACATCAAGTTGTATACCCTCCTCCAACCAAACGAAAAAGGATATTTTTGGAAAGTTGGATTTggaatttctgttttttttttaactttagtGAGAGCTGGGAAAGCAATTGGATGGAGTGAAGTGATGACAGCGGTAGAACTGGAAAACGATATCTacccaaatttatttatttatttatttattttaaatttaatcctTGATGGATCTTGTAAAAGGGGGCAGTTGAACTATTAAGCGAAAAGGAATGAGCCACGTCCCCTACATGTACATGGCATGGCCATCAGATCTACCTTCTTCTGAAAACCATTTTTTCTTGCACAAGGAATGAGCCACGTCCCCTACATGTACATGGCATGGGCATCATACCTACCTTCTTCTGAAAACGATTTTTCTTGCACAATAAATAGTCACTGCCATTCTGcccccaaagaaaaaaattggtcaCTTGCCTTTTGGCactaatataaatatacactTCACGCAAAGGGAGTGAGAGACAAATCAAGAAGCTCCAAATTCCTCTAAACACgctttgttttaatttgctCATCTTCTCAGCCCTTAGGCtgtagggttttttttctttcaaaaatggGGGTAGAGAGAGTCGAGGTCATTGCCCCAAAACCCGAGGGCACTATCCCAGACGAGTTCATTAGGTCAGAGAATGAGCAACCTGGGATCACGACCGTTCATGGGAAGGTCCTTGAGGTCCCAACCATTGATTTTAGTGACCCTGATGAGCAAAAGCTCATCCGTCAGATTGCTGAGGCCAGCAGCAACTGGGGCATGTACCAGATTGTGAACCATGACATCCCTAGTGAGGCCATAAGAAACTTGCAGGCTGTTGGGAATGAGTTTTTTGAGCTTCCACAGGAGGAAAAGGAGGCTTATGCTAAGCCTCTCGACTCTGACTCTATGGAAGGCTATGGGACAAAGCTTTTCAAGGAGTTTTCTGACGGCAACGTTACGAAAAAAGGTTGGGTGGACCATATGTTTAATAAGATCTGGCCTCCTTCTGTCATTAATTACCAGTTCTGGCCTAAGAACCCGCCTTCTTACAGGTTAGGCACGCTTTGTTTTTAGTATTAATGTGTTGACAACATTTACTGACCATATTACTAACACCAATTAGTAATATGGGGGaaatagttatatatatatatgtatagatgATTTTTCGTAATTACAGTTTTGCCACTTCATTGTCACATTTTGCAACGATGTGTTAAATTGTGTAGAACATATGATTTTGTAATACTTAATTactaaatattttgttatttgattCTGAGTCGAGATTAACTATTTAATTATAAGTATATTTGATTACTCTTTTTATAGGCAGTAGTATTAAGATATTGgttccaaaagaaagatcgATCTTGGCTAGAAATGacaataaataattatgtGCATGCATAAATATCAcctgaattttttaattataattcattGACGGAAATGCACttaaatttaatgaaaacGTCAATACTTTACAAAATTTAAgtgtttaaaattaaaaattaaaaattctgGTAATAATAGTACATATGGTTAAAATGTCAAGTGACATTTAAGCAAATTTCCCTAAATAATATAACCTACCTATAAGATTATTATAAGTAGGTAGccagaaaaaatataataataaaaagctaaaatgaaaattacgaTGCAAAAAAGAAgtatccaacaaaaaaaaaccaaattgtgTGATAGGACCACACACTGTTGCTTTCGCTTTTAATGAAAGACCGTCCgaataaccttttttttcaaCTTACGAATTCTAAGCTACTGGCGGTGCGGCATTTCATGACTGGCTGCTTATTGGAAAGATCTCTTCCACAAAAATACAGACGTGGCATGTTGCCtatctgaaaaaagaaaaaaaaaattctttcctaaaatggaaaaataacaAACCCCTTTCTAAGTTCTAACtacattttctcattttaatttatatttaataaaattctatttgtttaatttaatggttgaatttgttttaattttgattggtGCAGGGAAGCTAATGAGGAGTATGCTAAGCATATGCACAAAGTGGTGGAGAAGCTGTTCAGGCTCCTATCGCTAGGGTTGGGGCTCGAAGGACAAGAGTTAAAGAAGGCTTCTGGT
This window encodes:
- the LOC18788166 gene encoding flavonol synthase/flavanone 3-hydroxylase, giving the protein MGVERVEVIAPKPEGTIPDEFIRSENEQPGITTVHGKVLEVPTIDFSDPDEQKLIRQIAEASSNWGMYQIVNHDIPSEAIRNLQAVGNEFFELPQEEKEAYAKPLDSDSMEGYGTKLFKEFSDGNVTKKGWVDHMFNKIWPPSVINYQFWPKNPPSYREANEEYAKHMHKVVEKLFRLLSLGLGLEGQELKKASGGDDLIYLLKINYYPPCPRPDLALGVVAHTDMSIVTILVPNDVQGLQASRDGRWYDVRYIPNALVIHIGDQMEVMSNGKYKSVLHRTTVNKDKTRISWPVFLEPPADHVIGPLPQLVNQENPPKYKTKTYGEYVYCKLNKIPQ